The following DNA comes from Salmo trutta chromosome 15, fSalTru1.1, whole genome shotgun sequence.
tccaaacctttgactggtctGAATTCACAGTTTTAAGAAGAAGTTCTGTAACTGAACGTGTATGTCTGAGAATAATTGTATACAACAATATTAGGATTTAGGGTAGCCTAAAGGAAATGAGTCTACAGCAAAGCCTTAATGGGATTTTCAGACAGTCAGAGTGGTCTGAATTTCTATCTTTCCTGGACCTGGCATGTCAGAACACATAAGAcacgttaaaaaaaaaaaaacgcttcCTTTAAGAAATCATTTTTAattcaaaaataaaaaaacttgacAACACATAATATGCTTTTAAGACAACAAGAAAAACAACTTATTTAACAAAACAAGTCGAAAATGACAGAGAAATGAATGCAATTATTGTTGTTGGTGTCCCTGGGGGCCTGCGTCTTAGATTGGAGATAAGAGTGAAGTTCCCTAGGCAGCCATAAAGCGTTTGATGagttggagaggagggaggctagTGCTTATGAGAAACAACAGCTAACAGGATACATACAGCAATATTTCACACAGTTGGCATAGCTTGGCTCAGGATACTCCCCCCCTGGATGAAACGAGAGAATGATTCACTTCAAGAATTGTTTCTCGTTAACAAAAATGCCTTTGTGTTGACGACTGTTGTCTAATTGCCATGGAAATGTGTTCTGAGAAAGAAGTGtctttgctaaaaaaaaaaaatccaacacCAATGAATAGTGTATGAAGAAGTGCTTAGTGACCTTTACACAcagattgcattgtctttctccAATAGAAAACAGATGTAGAGTGAACGCAATACTGgtgctattctctctctctctctctctctctctctctctctctgtcataatCTGAACAATTGAACAGGCTTCTCTGTACGATATTGTTCCATGTCTTAGTTTTGATTTGTGTAAGGAATTGTTCAAGGTATTCCAGGAAAAGACCAAATTGCATGTTGCACTGTAAAAGAGCCAGGACAGAGGTGAAAGTTGAGGGTTTTACAGTAGATGGCACAACCACAAATCTGAGGTCTATCAATGCTTATAGCCGGACTAAAATGTATCGCTACACcagctcaccctctctctctctctctctctctctctctctctcacacactctttctttctccccctctctctctctctctctctctctctctctctcacacactctttctttctccctctctctctctctctctctctctctctctcacacactctttctttctccccccccccccccccctctctctctctctctctctctctctctctctctctctctctcacacactctttctttctctctctctctctctctctctctctctctctctctctctctctcacacactctttctttctccccctctctctctctctctctatttctcacactctttctttctccccactctttctttctcctctctctctctctctctctctctctcaattcaattcaattcaattcaattcaattcgctttattggcatgacataacaatgtacatattgccaaagcttactttggatatttgcaatataaaaaataaataaaaatgagaatcaaaaattgtcaacgggacaacagtaacaacaataaccaacggtctctctctcacactctttgtttctcccccctctctctctctctctctctctctctctctctcacacactctttctttcccctctctctctctctctctctctctctctctctctctctaggaggtgATTCTGAAGAGGGCAGCAGACCTTGTGGAGGCTTTGTATGGGATGCCACACAACAACCAGGTGAGGTTCAGACAGACAAACGCCATCTCACTCTCAGGTctgctctccctctgtcccctccacATCCTGCCACATCCCCTGCATCCGCGTTGACACCAGTTATTCACCATTATTAATTCATCTCCGGTGGTTAATAACATGCCTGATCAAATATTAATCAAATACTTACAGGACATGTCCACATTAATTATTCCCACTATTACTAATATATTGCCACTTTGTGAAAATAGTGATTACACATTAAACATACAGGAAGTCATTTGTAACCTACTTAGAGTCATCCTGTCTAGACGAGGGGAGTGCAGTAACGGTAATGTATGGGGGAAATTACATGTTGACTAATGCTCACAGGTACGGCACCGTTACAGTGGGACTAATGTGAACACTGCTTGAACTGGTGTTGTTCATGTTAGCAGACCTTAAACTGTCACCGATGTTGGTCATTATATGTGAATGCTACTTTAACTGATACCAATGTTGTTCATGGGAATGCTACTTTAACTGATACCAATGTTGTTCATGGGAATGCTACTTTAACTGATACCAATGTTGTTCATGGGAATGCTACTTTAACTGATACCAATGTTGTTCATGGGAATGCTACTTTAACTGATACCAATGTTGTTCATGGGAATGCTACTTAAACTGATACCAATGTTGTTCACGTGAATGTTACTTTAACTGATACCAATGTTGTTCACGTGAAAGCTACGGTTTCATTTGTCAGCGCTCCTCTACCAGTGTTGTATATGTGAACGCTCGTCTAACTGTGTTCTCCTGTGGCAGGAGATGATTCTGAAGCGGGCGGCGGACATAGCAGAGGCTCTCTACAATGTTCCCAGGAACCACAACCAGCTGAGTGGCCTGGGCAACAGCTCCGTCCACGCAGGCATGATGGGGGTCAACTCCTTCCCTGGCCAGCTGGCCGTCAATGTGTCCGAGTCCTCCCAGGGAGCCAATCAGGGTGAGGGGGCGGGTCGATACGGGTGTGGCGCTATCGTCATAGAAACCGGTAACTGAATAGCAATGTAGTCAAAATGTGAAGTTACATTTTTACGTCTTTCTTTGATTGAACAAGGTGACtgatctgtctctgttctgtctctgtcggtctgtctgtgtaGGTTTCAGTCGGAACACGAGCAGCGTGTCTCCACATGGCTATGTGCCCAGCTCCACCCCCCAGCAGACTAACTACAGCTCTGTGACCACCAGCATGAACGGCTACGGCAACACTGTCATGTCCAACCTGGGAGGATCACCCAGCTTCCTCAACGGCAGCGCTGCCAACTCGCCCTACGCCAGTGAGTCCCACTCTAGCTCTTCTACTCACCCACACCCAGCTCACAGCCGCCTTCACCCACCTCCATCCATCCAGTCAGCCGACCCACCCACACCCAGCTCTCACACTCGCCCACCCACACTCAGCTCACCCACATTATCACCCACAATTCACTGCAGACCTCCCCCTATTTCCCAGACTGCTCCTGTAAATGCATGAAACCCCCATTCCTCCCTGTGACTCTaattcagtggtgtgtgtgtctgtctgaagaGCTGTACAGTATGGGTTCTGGTCTGTAGTCCAGTGGTCTGTCTGAAGAGCTGTACAGTATGGGTTCTGGTCTGTAGTCCAGTGATCTGTCTGAAGAGCTGTACAGTATGGGTTATGGTCTGTAGTCCAGTGGTCTGTCTGAAGAGCTGTACAGTATGGGTTATGGTCTGTAGTCCAGTGGTCTGTCTGAAGAGCTGTACAGTATGGGTTCTGGTCTGTAGTCCAGTGGTCTGTCTGAAGAGCTGTACAGCATGGGTTCTGGTCTGTATTCCAGTGGTCTGCCTAAAGGGCTGCACATTACTATACAGAGTTCTAGTCTTTGAGGAGTGATGAGAGGAGTGGGAGTTTTCTCTCCCCATTTGTTTGTTTATGAGACAGCGGTGCGTGTGACAGTGAAGCCTTCAGATCTATGGCTATTTCCCTATGGGGCTTTCTGCCTGGCAGTCTCCCAGCACTGGAGCCTGTCTTGAACAACTCTTTAAAACCAGTCCTATCCTCTAATCCTCTTTCATCTGACAGCCATACTTCCACACTGTTGTTGTTCTTCTGCTAATTCTTAATTGACTACCCTTTTCCAATTAGGAAAACACAGAGGGAGAGTGTTAGAGAGGCAGTAAGAGAGATGGGTGATTGTTTTTTTGGGTCTAATGAtggtgggaggagggagggtaaGTGCCAGTCGTAAAGGCTTGTGTTTGAGGACAGTTTGGCATGGATCTAAGAACCGACACCCACAGATTTCTTTCAGGGAGAGGAATCAACACTTCGATATCGACTAGCTATATGAGACTTAGAGCACTCAATAGTTAGGAGGTGAAACCATGCTGGAATGTTCTGGCTTGTGGAGGACTGCCGGCCTCCCTCAGCAATGTGTGTCCTTCCATCGGATTGCCCTGAAATTAGATTGAGAGCCACTGTGGTATTGCCTGTTTGCAACGCCTGACTGGCCGTATCACAGCTCCTTTCTAGGCCGGCCACAGAATTAAAGACTGTTAATTAAATCAATAAACTAATTGGAGGGGTAACAATTCAATTTCACCACTTTGGTCTTCAGGATGTTAACAAGTATTGTAAAAGGTTGGCTGACTCCATTAGACACTTCCAATCAATCCACAAGCCTGGgctctgtgcttccaattttcaTGAATTGATTAGTTAGGACTTGATAAATGGATTGTGCCATTGTTACAAGGTTCTGCTTGGATTGAGCTATAAACCTATTTAAATGGTGCAATAACAAGAATCACTTCTAATGAAGTGTAACCAGTAGGAAAAACATTAAAGAGCAATGAATGTTGAGTTCAAATGGTTGTCTAAGTGTGCTAGCATTGAATTGTTAACTGCCTAGGAGACCACTGCTAGGTGGATTGGGAAAATACTTGATCGATAGCTATTCATTTGTTAGAATGAACTTGAATGTAAATTCCTCTCGTTTGAGACTCCCTCGCACACTTATGGAGTTGTTTTTTCTCTTGTGTACTCGAGAAGTTATAAATCCCACACGGTGAAATTAACCTCTTGCTATgccctttctctgtctgtctgtctgtctgtctgtctgtctgtctgtctgtctgtctgtctgtctgtctgtctgtctgtctgtctgtctgtctgtctgtctgtctgtctgtctgtctgtctgtctgtctgtctgtctgtctgtctgtctgtctgtctccatcgccctttcttctctccctcccccatctctctctctctttctctctccatctccctttcctctccctcccccatctctctctctctctctctccttccctccccccatCCCTTCAGTCGTTCCCTCCAGCCCCAACATGGCGTCCTCCACCAGCCTGCCCTCTAACTGTAGCAGCTCTTCTGGGATCTTTTCCTTCTCCCCTGCCAACATGGTGTCGGCCGTCAAGCAGAAGAGCGCCTTCGCCCCTGTGGTGCGACCCCAGACCTCACCCCCGCCCACCTGCACCAGCACCAATGGCAACGGTCTCCAAGGTGAGCCCCTCACCCAGTCGAGACATTGTGTTCTTTCCAGTCCAGTCCGCGACGCTCTCTAACCAACCTCTCCGTCCCCAATATCCCctgccattcctcctcctcccatcctctaACACATTGTtttatctttctctcctcccctctccttccctatcTTCCCCTCTTTCTTTGCGATCCCTCCCTCAGATCAGTCTTTTGTGGACTCTAGCAAGTACTCCACAGCCAGCTCGCTGCAGGGCCTGGCCTTCTCCTGAAGTATGTTACTCTCTCTTGCATGCACCCATCCACCCCTCTACTCCTCTATCTCATtaaccatccatctatccatccactcctccatccatccatccatctacccatccaTTCACCCATTACATGAACATTAACCATCCTCATACTGCAACTGTATATGTTGAGGAAAGAGAGGATATCTCTCATTTTGCTCTGTGCTTTTGTTTATTCGAGGGCATTTGGCAGAGTCGGCATATTACTCACAAGCTTGTCCTTTTTTATTTGGCTCGAATGTTTTTGTGGTTGTCCCTAGCTTCCTGTGTGTGAATGGGGAGAAAGGGAAAGGATGTTTGGGGAGAGGGCAGGGCAGGATGTAGCTGTGTGGGTGTGGGAATACAGAGCCGACAGGACACACTGCTGTCTCCAACAGACCTCATACATAGATACAGGAAGTATCTTCCCGAGCGCAACATCAGTCGCGGAGACCCATAGGGTCCTGCAGGGCTGCAAGCATCAGGCAACAACCTTACTGTAACCCAGTGCGAAGAGATATCTCACCATTTACATTAACcttttgtttattaaataaaCCATCCAAGCCATGAGTGGATCATCAGTATAGGAGGTTCGTGTTGGAGAAGATCTGTTTAACCATAGTGTACGTAGTGTTATGCTATGATTCGAGCTCCACCAGCCTACCAGGAGCTGAGACACCAGGAGTACAACCTAATTTCTTCAACAgcttgtagtgtagtgtagtgtagtgtagtgtagtgtagtgtagtgtagtgtagtgtagtgtacttaCCAGGAGCTGGGACACCAGGAGTACAACCCCATTTCTTCAGcagcctgtagtgtagtgtagtgtagtgtagtgtacttaCACAGAGTCACTCTTGCTCCCTTTCTGCTGTTTGTCAGACAGGCTCTTCACTCTGATCAAACCCTCCCACTATGCTGGGAAATGATCAACAATGACAGCTGTTGGGCTCTGTTGACAATCGATACTGTCGCTACTTACATTGACATACACACACCGACAgcgtgcgcgtgcatgtgtgtgcttgcatggctctgtgtgtgttacactACGGCAGATCAAAGCAGAGTTGAGGCACTGTCATATACGATGTTCTGTCAGCCAGAAGCGGTATCTAAATCCAAGCTCCTTCTCTCCCAGTCCCGTGTCAGTTGTGTCACAATATGACACAACTGACACGGGAGTGCCAGAAAATTCCACATGCTGCAATGGTATCTCTGCAGTCGAGCGCATTATCAGCAGGATTTGCTGAGAAGCGTCATGCTTTCCATGTAAATCAGATTGTTCTAAGATTAGAAAAACCaactctacactcttagaaaaatagCGTTCCGAAAGGGTTCTTTGGcgatccccataggagaacccattttggttcctggtagaaccctttttgtgttccatgtagaatcctctgtAAAAGGGGATCtagatggaacccaaaagggttctaattgcaaccaaaaatggttatcctatggggacagctgaagaaccctttaaggtttgATTCAAAGATCATTTTGATAGCCTGACATACCAATGTCAAATGATTTTGTTTTGTATGTTACACTCGTGATTTCGGTTAAGGGCTTATTGTGTTTTATCGATGCGCTTACACAGggtgtgggctgtgtgtgtgtgtgtgtgtgtgcgtgtgcatgacTGTTTCTGCCTCTCTTGATTCCATCAGCAGTAGTTTGAGAGCACAACGCCTGCAGAAAAACACCCAGCGTCCTCTTTTGTGTTTGTCAGCAGTTGCAGAACTAACGTCAAGTTAAATTTGCAGCAATAAGCATTTCTCCCCCACTTTAAGGAACATAGCTTAGAGGACCTCCTCCGTCCTGTCCCACTACACTGGATATGTTAGGCCACGTTACGCTCCACTCATGGCATAACCACATCTTGTCATTCCCTTACCATGCACTCAAACACAATCCCTATCCCTgggaatgattgaagatgatggAGCTTGTTTCTTGTTTATTATAgtcaaaaatgtattacatatatatatatatatatatatatacagtaaatacAGACAAGATGTTGAATGACTTTCAACCCCTCCCAGCCGTGTGTAGTATAGCGTTGTGTAGTATTGTGCCTGGTATGTCGTCACTGCACTGCATTCTGTAGTCACACTTGGTCTGATTCGGAGCTCTCATTAAGCATAGTTCTGTTCCTCACATGTTGACACGGATCCCCATGCAGCCGTTTGAAGCCGCCGGGGGATGATGCAATACGTCACAAACACAATGAGCCTCAGCGCATGCAAACAATTAAGAGGCCGTTTTTGACAGCACTAATCAAGCGTTTCAAGTGTCCCATTTTGTGCCAATTTCCAATTTGGCAGGGCTGTGAAAAGATAGAAATGATTTATCCCTTGTTCGAAACCGTATTTGAGTCAGAGTTTCATAGGCCATAGTTTGTTATGCAGATGTGAGAACAGATTGCTTTATTTAAGAGGAATCATTATGTGAGGAAAACTCTGTTTATGCATTAAccgactccccccccccccttcccctccaCCCAACAGTGATTCCTGGAATGATCGTTCCTCCCATGTAAgcggtgcgtgtgtgtgcggtgaggggaaggacacacacacccagacatgGATCTCAGCATGTACATAAGGCTCCGGTTTAGGACTGGATCGTCAGTCCTGCATCGAAGGAATGGAACTCGTAACTCAGGCCCTTTTTAAAAGGAATCACATTTGAACAAAAAGAAGACgaacaaaaaaagaacaaaaaaaacaaaaaaacagagaatTTGCAACAACCTCTTTTGAATTTGTACACCTTGTTGACACTTTTTAAGAGGGAAGGCAAGGCCACAGATTACCCAGAAAGCCCACCTAAAAACATTATTTATTTTGGAGAGGATTGACTCTTTCTTTTATTTAGTGCGTCGTTTGTGTTTTACCTTTGTGCGAAAATACATATTTCCCATTTTCAAAATGTAATACACACTATTagagggattttttttatttatgaatTTCAAAAAAGATAAATGAAGAAAATGTTTGTGAAGGATAAAACAACATGTTGAAAGTGAGTGGCAGAGAACCTCCGGTTGAATAGTGAAGACTGAATTAGATTTATACAATAACAGTATGCTGGAGACTAAGCCACATGCCCTAACTAACCTTAAGGCACAGAAAGACACATACATGCTAGGTAGCACAAGCTAACTATGCACCATTGCCGAAACTCTCTGCTTTCGAGTTTCTTTTGGCCACCGCAAACAGCCCatacacatttctctccctctcatgcCAAGCAG
Coding sequences within:
- the LOC115148494 gene encoding transcription factor COE1 isoform X2, with product MPHNNQEMILKRAADIAEALYNVPRNHNQLSGLGNSSVHAGMMGVNSFPGQLAVNVSESSQGANQGEGAGRYGCGAIVIETGFSRNTSSVSPHGYVPSSTPQQTNYSSVTTSMNGYGNTVMSNLGGSPSFLNGSAANSPYAIVPSSPNMASSTSLPSNCSSSSGIFSFSPANMVSAVKQKSAFAPVVRPQTSPPPTCTSTNGNGLQVIPGMIVPPM
- the LOC115148494 gene encoding transcription factor COE1 isoform X1, coding for MPHNNQEMILKRAADIAEALYNVPRNHNQLSGLGNSSVHAGMMGVNSFPGQLAVNVSESSQGANQGEGAGRYGCGAIVIETGFSRNTSSVSPHGYVPSSTPQQTNYSSVTTSMNGYGNTVMSNLGGSPSFLNGSAANSPYAIVPSSPNMASSTSLPSNCSSSSGIFSFSPANMVSAVKQKSAFAPVVRPQTSPPPTCTSTNGNGLQDQSFVDSSKYSTASSLQGLAFS
- the LOC115148494 gene encoding transcription factor COE1 isoform X3, with the protein product MPHNNQEMILKRAADIAEALYNVPRNHNQLSGLGNSSVHAGMMGVNSFPGQLAVNVSESSQGANQGFSRNTSSVSPHGYVPSSTPQQTNYSSVTTSMNGYGNTVMSNLGGSPSFLNGSAANSPYAIVPSSPNMASSTSLPSNCSSSSGIFSFSPANMVSAVKQKSAFAPVVRPQTSPPPTCTSTNGNGLQDQSFVDSSKYSTASSLQGLAFS